A window of Ptychodera flava strain L36383 chromosome 1, AS_Pfla_20210202, whole genome shotgun sequence contains these coding sequences:
- the LOC139144917 gene encoding E3 ubiquitin-protein ligase TRIM71-like, with product MAAASETKFLEEIGEDFLCCTICLEQFKTPKILPCLHTFCEQCLVTLVEKTDALNCPECRQQHQLPVGGVPAIKGNFFMNNMVEIFKQRLESVQGAEIKCEGCEENTASHRCMECKQYFCRSCTKVHTKVSQTRTHKLMTIEEYKTAKSTSPVAIEVVEYCSIHAENKIEFFCETCQVPVCSNCTIVKHRIPEHVHRDLKDVADEYLTELKAMVDKLKVKEREAEKNKTLAKQIHSDLTGKCSTEERKVRMKAEEIIKKIKREEQRLLDALKSNYKIKLKNAAADIDEMELKHGNIKSACTFIETLMHHGNAVQLLSTKSDACNRMKQLITMKFEPKTQHDEVVFTATDDINKHGILGFLQSDVCISKCSVANIPKQLFKGDSADLLITTRDSTGNQVIPIQPVKAKIQNPDASWEDTNVSDNRDGTHRVRVCGQMDGKYQVNITIDGQAIPGCPVIIPVIKGLAKTIGSEGNAEGQYRYPLKVAIDKKGDIVTADRDNNRLQVTSRDGTFKKFFQFKMPFSPCDIAIQVIIHTIV from the coding sequence ATGGCGGCTGCTTCTGAAACGAAATTTCTGGAGGAAATCGGCGAAGACTTCCTGTGCTGTACCATCTGCCTGGAACAGTTTAAAACAcctaaaattctaccatgtctgcACACATTCTGTGAGCAGTGTTTAGTCACACTGGTCGAGAAGACGGACGCGCTAAACTGTCCCGAATGTAGACAACAACACCAGCTTCCTGTTGGAGGGGTGCCAGCAATAAAAGGCaacttttttatgaataacaTGGTTGAGATATTCAAGCAACGACTGGAGTCTGTGCAGGGAGCTGAGATCAAGTGCGAAGGTTGCGAAGAGAATACAGCCTCTCACAGATGTATGGAGTGCAAACAATATTTCTGTAGAAGTTGTACTAAGGTTCATACAAAGGTATCGCAAACTCGCACACATAAGCTCATGACTATTGAAGAATACAAAACAGCAAAGTCAACAAGCCCAGTAGCGATAGAGGTGGTGGAATATTGCAGTATTCACGCTGAGAACAAAATCGAATTTTTTTGCGAAACATGTCAGGTACCTGTCTGTTCAAACTGTACGATCGTCAAACACCGCataccagaacatgtacacagagacttgaaagatgtagcagatgagtatcttacagaattgaaagccatggttgacaaactgaaagtgaaagaacggGAAGCTGAAAAGAACAAGACTCTTGCCAAACAGATACACAGTGACCTGACAGGGAAGTGCAGCACAGAAGAaaggaaggtgagaatgaaagcagaagaaataatcaagaaaataaagagagaagaACAGAGACTGTTAGATGCGCTGAAAagcaattacaaaataaaactgaaaaatgCAGCAGCTGATATCGATGAAATGGAATTAAAACATGGTAACATTAAGAGTGCATGCACTTTTATAGAAACACtaatgcatcatgggaatgctgTTCAGCTTCTGTCAACGAAGAGTGATGCATGTAATCGTATGAAGCAACTAATCACCATGAAATTTGAACCAAAGACACAGCATGATGAAGTGGTATTCACAGCCACTGACGACATTAATAAACATGGAATTCTGGGATTTCTTCAGTCTGATGTTTGTATTTCAAAGTGTTCAGTGGCGAACATCCCAAAACAGCTCTTCAAAGGCGACTCTGCAGACCTACTGATCACAACTAGAGATTCCACAGGAAATCAGGTCATCCCAATACAACCAGTGAAAGCCAAGATACAAAACCcagatgcatcatgggaagacaCCAATGTGTCAGATAACAGAGACGGTACCCACAGAGTTAGAGTGTGTGGACAAATGGATGGTAAATATCAAGTTAACATTACAATAGATGGCCAAGCAATACCAGGCTGCCCTGTCATCatacctgtcatcaaaggattggCGAAGACTATTGGCAGTGAAGGAAATGCTGAAGGACAATACAGATATCCCTTGAAAGTTGCCATAGACAAAAAAGGCGACATTGTCACCGCAGATAGGGACAATAACAGATTACAAGTTACAAGCAGGGACGGCACCTTTAAGAAATTCTTTCAATTTAAGATGCCTTTCAGCCCATGTGATATAGCAATCCAAGTGATAATACATACTATAGTTTAG